A part of Tardiphaga sp. vice304 genomic DNA contains:
- a CDS encoding SDR family NAD(P)-dependent oxidoreductase: MTAPKRNATVAVIGAGDFIGAAIAKKFATEGFTVFAGRRNGDKLAPLVAEIEAAGGRIVARSLDARKEDEVAAFLDDADAHAPLEVCIFNVGANVNFPILETTERVFRKVWEMACYSGFLAGREAARLMLARGQGHIFFTGATASLRGGAGFAAFASAKFGLRALAQSMARELGPQNIHVAHLVIDSGVDTAWVRERREQLWGKEALDNPDLLMPPSSVAESYWQLYQQPRSAWTFEMEIRPFGEKW, from the coding sequence ATGACCGCGCCGAAGCGTAACGCCACCGTCGCCGTGATCGGCGCCGGCGATTTCATCGGCGCGGCGATCGCCAAGAAATTCGCCACCGAGGGCTTCACGGTGTTCGCCGGCCGCCGCAATGGCGACAAGCTCGCACCGCTGGTCGCAGAGATTGAGGCGGCGGGCGGCCGGATCGTCGCGCGGTCGCTCGATGCGCGCAAGGAAGACGAGGTCGCGGCGTTTCTGGACGACGCCGACGCGCATGCGCCGCTGGAGGTCTGCATCTTCAATGTCGGCGCCAACGTCAACTTCCCGATCCTGGAAACCACCGAGCGGGTGTTCCGGAAGGTTTGGGAGATGGCGTGCTATTCCGGCTTTCTCGCGGGGCGCGAGGCCGCGAGGCTGATGTTGGCGCGCGGACAAGGCCACATCTTCTTCACCGGTGCCACCGCCAGCCTGCGCGGCGGCGCGGGCTTCGCCGCCTTTGCTTCCGCCAAGTTCGGGTTACGCGCGCTGGCCCAATCGATGGCCCGCGAACTCGGCCCACAGAACATCCATGTCGCGCATCTGGTGATCGATTCCGGCGTCGATACCGCTTGGGTGCGCGAGCGCCGCGAACAGCTCTGGGGCAAGGAAGCGCTCGACAATCCCGACCTCTTGATGCCGCCTTCATCGGTCGCCGAATCCTATTGGCAGCTTTATCAGCAGCCGCGCAGCGCCTGGACGTTCGAGATGGAGATCCGGCCGTTCGGGGAAAAGTGGTGA
- a CDS encoding 2-hydroxychromene-2-carboxylate isomerase — protein sequence MPSPQFLFDFGSPNAFLAHGAIPAIEARTGAKFEYVPVLLGGIFKATNNKSPAETLAGIKNKREFHAIETARFLKRFNVAPYVWNPSFPVNTLNLMRAAIAAQLEGVFEKYVEATFHHMWREPKKMDDPEIAAAALHASGLDAAKLFARAQEPEVKAKLVANTQDAVERGAFGSPTFFVGNEMYYGKEQLRDIEDLFAGAGK from the coding sequence ATGCCCTCTCCGCAATTCCTGTTCGACTTTGGCAGTCCCAACGCCTTTCTGGCCCACGGGGCGATCCCGGCGATCGAAGCGCGCACCGGCGCGAAGTTCGAGTACGTGCCGGTGCTGCTTGGCGGCATCTTCAAGGCGACCAACAACAAGTCGCCGGCTGAGACGCTCGCCGGAATCAAGAACAAGCGGGAATTCCACGCCATCGAGACCGCGCGCTTTCTCAAGCGCTTCAACGTCGCGCCCTATGTGTGGAATCCGTCCTTTCCTGTGAACACGCTCAACCTGATGCGCGCGGCGATCGCCGCGCAGCTCGAAGGCGTGTTCGAGAAATATGTGGAGGCGACGTTCCACCACATGTGGCGCGAGCCGAAGAAGATGGACGATCCGGAGATCGCCGCCGCCGCGCTGCACGCGTCAGGACTCGACGCCGCAAAACTGTTTGCCCGCGCGCAGGAGCCGGAGGTGAAGGCAAAGCTGGTCGCCAACACGCAGGACGCGGTCGAACGCGGCGCGTTCGGCTCGCCGACTTTCTTCGTCGGCAACGAGATGTATTACGGCAAGGAGCAGTTGCGCGACATCGAGGATCTGTTCGCGGGCGCCGGCAAATGA
- the ggt gene encoding gamma-glutamyltransferase — protein sequence MLLLNSFRRLLVIAAVLGSMANGAPLLAQERGVYTPAPPGTIRPVAAKHGMVVAQEKIAARVGADVMARGGNAIDAAVATGFAMAVTYPRAGNIGGGGFMVIHSAVTGEDITIDYRETAPAAATRDMFLGADGQPDIAKSRDSALGIGVPGTVAGLALALEKYGSGKFTLSDMLQPAIALARDGFVLDDDLADTLPDWRRRLSRWPASLRMIARADGAALRPGDTLVQTDLAATLTAIAAQGPHGFYEGPVATKLVDGIRAAGGIFTLVDLNNYRPVIRPPVRGSYRGYDIVSMPLPSSGGIVLMETLNILESFPMQDKAQGSAPSLHLLIETMKRAYADRARYLGDPAFVTAPIATLLSKNYAARQRVSIDVARATPWTDALSAVPPREGENTTHYSVVDAAGNAVSNTYTLNFPYGLGLVAEGTGVLLNNELDDFTAAPGASNAFGLVGFEANLPGPSKRPLSSMSPTIVLKDGKVVLVTGSPGGSRIISTVLQVVVNVLDYQMDVASAVAAPRLHHQWLPDEVRIERGFSDATLAALTAMGHRVLEPMGQTSANSIAVTPGGLLGAPDPRTRGAAASGY from the coding sequence ATGCTGCTATTGAATTCGTTTCGCCGTCTGCTGGTGATCGCCGCCGTGCTGGGCAGCATGGCAAATGGCGCGCCGCTTCTCGCGCAGGAGCGCGGCGTCTACACGCCGGCGCCGCCCGGCACCATCCGTCCGGTCGCGGCAAAGCACGGCATGGTTGTCGCGCAGGAAAAAATCGCGGCACGAGTCGGCGCCGATGTGATGGCACGCGGCGGCAACGCCATCGACGCCGCGGTGGCCACCGGCTTTGCCATGGCGGTGACCTATCCGCGCGCCGGCAATATCGGCGGCGGCGGATTCATGGTGATCCATTCCGCCGTAACCGGCGAGGACATCACGATCGATTATCGCGAGACCGCGCCGGCGGCGGCGACTCGCGACATGTTCCTGGGTGCCGACGGGCAGCCCGACATCGCGAAGTCGCGCGACTCGGCACTCGGCATCGGCGTGCCCGGCACCGTTGCAGGGCTGGCGCTGGCACTGGAAAAATATGGCTCCGGCAAGTTCACGCTGTCCGACATGCTGCAGCCCGCGATCGCGCTGGCGCGCGACGGCTTCGTGCTCGATGATGACCTCGCCGACACGCTGCCTGACTGGCGCCGTCGGCTATCGCGCTGGCCGGCATCATTGCGCATGATCGCCCGCGCCGACGGCGCCGCGCTGCGCCCCGGCGATACGCTGGTGCAAACCGATCTGGCGGCAACGCTGACCGCGATCGCGGCGCAGGGGCCGCACGGCTTCTATGAGGGACCTGTCGCCACAAAACTCGTCGATGGCATTCGCGCCGCCGGCGGCATTTTCACGCTCGTCGACCTCAACAACTACCGGCCGGTGATCCGCCCGCCGGTGCGCGGCAGCTATCGCGGGTACGACATCGTCTCGATGCCGCTGCCCTCTTCCGGCGGCATTGTGCTGATGGAAACGCTGAACATTCTCGAAAGCTTTCCGATGCAGGACAAGGCGCAGGGCAGCGCGCCCTCGCTGCATCTGTTGATCGAGACGATGAAGCGCGCTTATGCCGACCGCGCACGCTATCTCGGCGATCCCGCTTTTGTAACCGCACCGATTGCCACGCTGCTATCAAAAAACTATGCCGCCCGGCAGCGCGTCTCGATCGACGTTGCGCGCGCGACGCCCTGGACCGACGCGCTCTCCGCGGTGCCACCGCGCGAGGGCGAGAACACCACGCATTATTCGGTGGTCGATGCCGCCGGCAATGCGGTGAGCAACACCTACACGTTGAATTTTCCCTACGGCTTGGGCCTTGTTGCGGAAGGCACCGGCGTGCTGCTCAACAACGAGCTGGATGATTTCACCGCCGCGCCCGGCGCGTCTAATGCCTTCGGCCTGGTCGGCTTCGAGGCCAATTTGCCCGGACCTAGCAAGCGGCCTTTGTCGTCGATGTCGCCGACCATCGTGCTGAAGGACGGCAAGGTAGTGCTGGTCACCGGGTCGCCGGGCGGCAGCCGGATCATCTCCACGGTGCTACAGGTGGTCGTCAACGTGCTCGACTATCAGATGGACGTGGCCTCCGCGGTGGCCGCGCCGCGGCTCCACCACCAGTGGCTGCCCGACGAGGTCCGCATCGAGCGCGGTTTCTCCGATGCGACGCTGGCGGCGCTGACGGCGATGGGCCACCGGGTACTGGAGCCGATGGGACAGACCTCGGCCAACTCCATCGCCGTGACGCCGGGCGGCTTGCTCGGTGCGCCCGATCCGCGTACGCGTGGGGCTGCAGCATCCGGATACTGA
- a CDS encoding DUF2239 family protein translates to MNATTSSQFSAFAGDRLLASGSLAEVAIAVKMASGTASTAPVLIFDDASGRAIDLDLRGSHRDIVARLPPPVQPAAPTAPEARGRGRPKLGVVAREVTLLPRHWDWLNARPGGASVALRKLVDDARRATADADRMRAARDAAYHFMSAMAGDRPGFEEASRALFAGNVARLQDLTAAWPTDIRSHLLRLLSAVDPGESNS, encoded by the coding sequence ATGAATGCAACGACTTCGAGCCAATTCAGCGCGTTTGCAGGCGACCGGCTGCTGGCCTCCGGATCCCTCGCGGAAGTGGCGATCGCCGTGAAGATGGCGTCCGGCACCGCGTCCACGGCGCCGGTCCTGATCTTCGACGATGCCAGCGGCCGCGCCATCGACCTCGACCTGCGCGGTAGCCACCGCGACATCGTCGCCCGGCTGCCACCGCCGGTGCAGCCGGCGGCGCCGACGGCGCCGGAGGCGCGCGGGCGCGGCCGGCCGAAGCTCGGCGTGGTGGCGCGCGAGGTGACGCTGCTGCCGCGGCACTGGGACTGGCTCAACGCCCGCCCGGGCGGCGCCTCGGTCGCGCTGCGAAAACTGGTCGACGATGCCCGCCGCGCCACTGCCGACGCCGACCGGATGCGGGCCGCCCGCGACGCCGCCTATCATTTCATGTCGGCGATGGCCGGCGACCGGCCGGGCTTCGAGGAGGCCTCACGCGCGCTGTTCGCCGGCAATGTCGCGCGCCTCCAGGATCTGACGGCGGCGTGGCCTACTGACATCCGTAGCCATCTCCTGCGCCTGCTTTCGGCAGTTGATCCCGGCGAATCGAACAGCTAG
- a CDS encoding MFS transporter, whose translation MNKGRPEVTGSIDVAAIEDTSLLAFYRDMNVPERRTFWACATGWALDGMDFMIYPLVIGTIIVMWNVDPGTAGLAGTVTLLASAIGGWLGGYLADRIGRVRTLQITILWFSFFSLVCAFVQNFDQLLVARALLGLGFGGEWAAGAVLMGEAIRPQYRGRAVGSVQSGWAIGWGLAVLSQAILFSYLPPEIAWRWMFAIGALPALLVLYLRRYVEEPKIAAETRARQNATGDRPKLREIFAGPMLKTTILASLAATGCQGGYYAITFWVPRFLTTERKLSIVSSTGYLSALIIGSFIGYLVGAWLADRIGRRNLFLTFSLGAIAVILIYTQVPLTNEVLWVLGFPLGFFASGYFSGMGAFLTELYPTRLRGSGQGFCYNFGRGFGALFPFLVGALSTTTTLGNAIAIFAVLAYGLFFIAAFALPETRGRILYADA comes from the coding sequence ATGAATAAGGGTCGGCCCGAAGTTACGGGCAGCATCGACGTGGCGGCCATCGAAGACACCAGTCTTCTCGCGTTCTATCGTGACATGAACGTGCCCGAGCGGCGCACCTTCTGGGCCTGTGCCACCGGCTGGGCGCTCGATGGCATGGACTTCATGATCTACCCGTTGGTGATCGGCACCATCATCGTGATGTGGAACGTCGATCCCGGCACGGCCGGTCTCGCCGGCACCGTGACGCTGCTGGCGTCCGCCATTGGCGGCTGGCTCGGTGGCTATCTCGCCGACCGTATCGGCCGCGTCCGCACCTTGCAGATCACCATCCTGTGGTTCTCTTTCTTCTCGCTGGTTTGTGCCTTCGTGCAGAATTTCGATCAGCTCCTGGTGGCCCGCGCGCTGCTCGGACTGGGCTTCGGCGGCGAATGGGCCGCCGGTGCGGTGCTGATGGGCGAAGCGATCCGCCCGCAATATCGCGGCCGCGCGGTGGGCTCGGTACAGTCCGGCTGGGCCATCGGCTGGGGCCTTGCGGTGCTGTCGCAGGCGATCCTGTTCTCCTATCTGCCGCCGGAGATCGCATGGCGCTGGATGTTTGCGATCGGCGCGCTGCCGGCGCTGCTGGTGCTCTATCTTCGCCGCTATGTCGAGGAGCCGAAGATTGCCGCGGAGACGCGCGCGCGCCAGAATGCGACCGGCGATCGGCCGAAACTGCGCGAGATCTTTGCAGGTCCGATGCTCAAGACCACGATCCTCGCCTCGCTGGCGGCGACCGGCTGTCAGGGCGGCTACTACGCTATCACCTTCTGGGTGCCGCGCTTTCTTACCACAGAACGCAAGCTGTCGATCGTCTCCTCGACCGGTTATCTCTCGGCGCTGATCATCGGCTCCTTTATCGGATATCTGGTCGGGGCCTGGCTCGCGGATCGGATCGGCCGCCGCAACCTATTCCTGACCTTCTCGCTCGGCGCCATCGCGGTGATCCTTATTTACACCCAGGTGCCGCTAACCAATGAAGTGCTGTGGGTTCTCGGTTTCCCCCTCGGCTTCTTTGCTTCCGGCTACTTCTCCGGCATGGGCGCGTTCCTGACCGAACTGTATCCGACGCGGTTGCGCGGCTCCGGCCAGGGGTTTTGCTACAATTTCGGACGCGGCTTCGGCGCGCTATTTCCATTCCTGGTCGGCGCATTGTCGACGACCACGACGCTCGGCAATGCGATCGCCATCTTCGCCGTGCTTGCCTATGGACTGTTCTTCATCGCAGCCTTCGCGCTGCCTGAAACCCGCGGACGGATTCTCTATGCCGACGCTTGA
- a CDS encoding DUF2235 domain-containing protein — MGRSIVLLSDGTGNSAGKVWRTNVWRTFEALDLSGSDQVAYYDDGVGTSSFKPLAILGGAFGFGLRRNVIELYKFACRNYRDESDKLYGFGFSRGAFTIRIVMGLITNQGLVRADTEAELHSLASAAYRAYRKQRYENLRLERPYQFLRNLFGPHYPPANIRSNIKIEFIGVWDTVSAYGLPIKEMNDGVHEYLWPIELPGDKLSQSVARACQALALDEERTTFHPQLWDETDENPKTRRLTERRSIEDERITQVWFPGVHSNVGGGYPDDSLAYLSFFWMLGEARRSGLKFKSDHIDAPPDADVMRADPDTFKNAIAKRDKDGRLYDPRKGLGGYHR, encoded by the coding sequence ATGGGCAGAAGCATCGTCCTGCTATCGGATGGCACCGGCAATTCCGCAGGCAAGGTGTGGCGCACCAACGTCTGGCGCACTTTTGAGGCGCTCGACCTGTCGGGGTCGGATCAGGTCGCCTATTACGATGACGGCGTCGGCACGTCTTCATTCAAGCCGTTGGCCATTCTCGGCGGCGCCTTCGGTTTCGGGCTGCGCCGCAATGTGATCGAGCTTTATAAATTTGCCTGTCGTAATTATCGCGATGAAAGCGATAAATTATACGGCTTCGGGTTCAGCCGCGGCGCCTTCACCATCCGCATTGTGATGGGATTGATCACCAATCAGGGCTTGGTGCGGGCTGATACAGAAGCCGAACTGCATAGTCTCGCAAGCGCAGCCTATCGGGCCTATCGGAAGCAGCGCTACGAAAACCTGCGCCTCGAACGTCCGTATCAATTTCTGCGTAACCTGTTCGGGCCGCACTATCCGCCGGCGAACATCCGCAGCAACATCAAGATCGAGTTCATCGGCGTGTGGGACACGGTCTCCGCCTATGGCCTGCCGATCAAGGAAATGAACGATGGCGTTCATGAGTATCTGTGGCCCATCGAATTGCCCGGCGACAAGCTCAGCCAAAGCGTGGCGAGGGCTTGTCAGGCGCTGGCGCTCGACGAAGAACGGACCACGTTTCATCCGCAGCTATGGGATGAGACCGACGAAAATCCGAAGACCCGCAGGCTGACCGAGCGTCGTTCGATCGAGGACGAGCGCATTACGCAGGTCTGGTTTCCCGGCGTGCACTCGAATGTCGGGGGCGGTTATCCCGATGATTCCCTGGCCTATCTTTCGTTCTTCTGGATGCTCGGCGAGGCCAGGCGTAGCGGCTTGAAGTTCAAGTCCGATCACATCGACGCACCGCCCGACGCCGATGTCATGCGGGCCGACCCCGATACGTTCAAGAATGCCATCGCGAAGCGCGACAAGGACGGCCGGCTCTACGATCCGCGTAAGGGACTTGGCGGCTACCATCGCTAA
- the panE gene encoding 2-dehydropantoate 2-reductase, producing the protein MRILVVGAGAIGGYFGGRLLAGGNDITFLVRPKRAAELASAGLVIKSPHGDVTLANPPTVLADRLSDTFDVVLLSCKAFDLDDAIASFAPAVGPDTAIIPMLNGMRHLDVLEQRFGAANVMGGQCQIAATLNAQREVVQLAPMQSLSFGERDGAMSDRVNKLAAIMATGNFDGRPSATILHDMWEKWVFLATIAGATSLMRASVGDIVGAPGGRDFILGVRDECASVASANGYAPRAAFLERTEGTLTAEGSKLTASMFRDILNGAPIEADQIIGDLIARADAAKMPVPKLRVTYTHLRAYEASRG; encoded by the coding sequence ATGCGTATCCTCGTGGTCGGCGCCGGCGCCATCGGCGGCTATTTCGGCGGCAGGCTTCTGGCGGGCGGCAATGACATCACGTTTCTGGTGCGGCCGAAGCGCGCCGCCGAACTGGCGAGCGCCGGCCTCGTCATCAAGAGCCCGCATGGCGACGTGACGCTGGCCAATCCGCCGACCGTTCTGGCCGACCGGCTTAGCGACACCTTCGACGTCGTGCTGCTGAGCTGCAAGGCCTTCGATCTCGATGACGCCATCGCCTCGTTCGCGCCGGCGGTCGGGCCGGACACCGCGATCATTCCGATGCTGAATGGCATGCGGCATCTCGATGTGCTGGAGCAGCGCTTCGGCGCAGCCAACGTGATGGGCGGCCAGTGCCAGATCGCGGCGACGCTGAACGCGCAGCGCGAAGTGGTGCAACTCGCGCCGATGCAGTCGCTCAGCTTTGGTGAGCGCGACGGCGCGATGTCCGACCGGGTGAACAAGCTCGCCGCGATCATGGCCACCGGCAATTTCGACGGCAGACCGAGCGCGACGATCCTGCACGACATGTGGGAAAAATGGGTTTTTCTCGCAACGATCGCCGGCGCTACCAGTTTGATGCGCGCTTCGGTCGGCGATATCGTCGGCGCGCCCGGCGGGCGCGACTTCATCCTCGGTGTCCGCGACGAATGCGCCTCGGTGGCCTCGGCCAATGGCTACGCGCCGCGCGCGGCATTCCTGGAGCGCACCGAAGGCACGCTGACGGCGGAAGGCTCCAAGCTAACAGCGTCGATGTTCCGCGACATTCTCAATGGCGCGCCGATCGAGGCCGACCAGATCATCGGTGATCTGATCGCCCGCGCCGACGCCGCCAAAATGCCGGTGCCGAAGCTGCGGGTGACCTATACGCATCTCAGGGCCTATGAGGCGTCGAGGGGATAA
- a CDS encoding c-type cytochrome translates to MHRAPRFGLTLLVGAFFGQPLIAADLVAGQEKAQLCTACHGDNGQSQIPNIPSLASQLDAFIQWQLVYFRSGTRKNEQMQPIVEQLGNEDIRNLAAWFASLPPAAKKPDDNPDLSAKGAQAAAGRRCGLCHGDDYAGIKGVARLAGQREEYLAKALHDFKSGVRSGGGRAAMADAAYPLSDEEIEALAHYLAQL, encoded by the coding sequence ATGCACCGCGCGCCTCGTTTCGGACTGACCCTTCTCGTCGGTGCGTTTTTCGGCCAACCCCTGATCGCTGCCGATCTCGTCGCGGGCCAGGAGAAGGCTCAACTTTGCACGGCGTGCCACGGTGACAACGGGCAGTCTCAAATCCCGAACATTCCCTCGCTCGCTAGCCAGCTCGACGCCTTCATCCAGTGGCAGCTGGTGTATTTCCGCAGCGGCACGCGCAAGAACGAACAGATGCAGCCGATCGTCGAGCAATTGGGCAATGAGGACATCCGCAACCTCGCCGCCTGGTTCGCCTCCCTGCCACCCGCGGCGAAAAAGCCCGACGACAATCCCGACCTGTCCGCCAAGGGCGCGCAGGCCGCCGCCGGCCGCCGCTGCGGCCTGTGCCACGGCGACGACTATGCTGGCATTAAAGGCGTGGCCCGGCTTGCCGGACAGCGCGAGGAATATCTCGCCAAGGCGCTGCACGACTTCAAGTCGGGTGTCCGCTCCGGCGGCGGCCGGGCGGCGATGGCCGATGCCGCCTATCCGCTCAGCGATGAAGAGATCGAAGCGCTGGCGCATTATCTCGCGCAGCTGTGA
- a CDS encoding glutathione S-transferase family protein, whose translation MITLHHLNNSRSQRVLWLLEELGVPYEIVRYQRQSNMLAPPELRAIHPLGKSPVITDNGNTIAESGAIIEYLVETYGNGRLIPQAGTPARLRFTYWLHYAEGSAMPPLLMKLIFGLLPKRAPLLMRPLVNAISAKVQDTMIDPQLKNHMAFWEGELGKSEWFAGPEFTAADIQMSFPLEAASGRAGLKQGHPKVMAFLERIHARPAYQRALQKGGPYSMGG comes from the coding sequence ATGATCACGCTTCACCACCTGAATAATTCCCGCTCGCAGCGGGTGCTGTGGCTGCTCGAAGAACTCGGCGTGCCCTACGAGATCGTGCGCTACCAGCGTCAGTCCAACATGCTGGCGCCGCCGGAATTGCGCGCCATCCATCCGCTCGGTAAGTCGCCGGTCATCACCGACAATGGCAACACGATCGCCGAATCCGGCGCGATCATCGAATATCTGGTCGAGACCTATGGCAACGGCCGGCTGATCCCACAGGCGGGCACGCCGGCGCGGCTGCGCTTCACCTACTGGCTGCATTATGCCGAAGGTTCGGCGATGCCGCCGCTATTGATGAAGCTGATTTTCGGCCTGCTGCCGAAGCGCGCGCCGCTGTTGATGCGGCCGCTGGTCAACGCGATCTCGGCCAAGGTGCAGGACACGATGATCGATCCGCAGCTCAAGAATCACATGGCGTTCTGGGAAGGCGAGCTGGGCAAGAGCGAATGGTTCGCCGGCCCCGAATTCACCGCCGCCGACATCCAGATGAGCTTTCCGCTGGAAGCCGCAAGCGGCCGCGCCGGTCTGAAGCAGGGCCACCCCAAGGTGATGGCCTTCCTGGAACGAATCCACGCCCGCCCGGCCTATCAGCGCGCGCTGCAGAAGGGCGGGCCCTATTCGATGGGGGGCTAG
- a CDS encoding amidohydrolase family protein, with the protein MPTLDSNSEPRACPGPQPVQRTTTRFIVPPGAVDTHAHVIGLPPEYPFVASRSYTPPAASAADYLAMLDATAMTYGVLTQVSVHGTDNRLLVETLQANRQRLRGIAVIPLDCPDNEKAALKEAGVVGLRINVLYGGGVGFSQLEDYAAVCREMGWHLQFLIDAGDLPALASRFAKLPVPFLIDHMGHFPTTRGTADTGFQVLLSLVRDGGWVRLSGAYRTSTEGGPPYGDTIPFARLLAEAAPERCVWGSDWPHVANWDAMMGVNDLLDLLADWVPDDALRQRVLVDNPQRLFGFPAV; encoded by the coding sequence ATGCCGACGCTTGATTCAAACAGCGAGCCACGCGCCTGCCCCGGCCCGCAGCCGGTGCAGCGCACCACGACGCGCTTCATTGTGCCGCCCGGCGCGGTGGACACCCACGCCCACGTCATCGGCCTGCCGCCCGAATATCCCTTTGTCGCAAGCCGCAGCTACACGCCACCGGCGGCTTCGGCCGCCGACTACCTGGCCATGCTCGATGCTACCGCGATGACCTATGGGGTGCTGACGCAGGTCAGCGTGCACGGCACCGATAACCGCCTCCTCGTCGAGACGCTGCAGGCAAACCGCCAACGGCTGCGGGGCATCGCAGTGATCCCGCTGGACTGCCCGGACAACGAGAAGGCCGCGCTGAAGGAGGCCGGTGTCGTCGGTCTGCGTATCAACGTGCTGTATGGCGGCGGTGTCGGCTTTTCCCAGCTCGAGGACTATGCCGCGGTGTGCCGCGAGATGGGCTGGCACCTGCAATTCCTGATCGATGCCGGGGATCTTCCGGCGTTGGCGTCGCGATTTGCAAAGCTGCCAGTGCCGTTCCTGATCGACCATATGGGGCACTTCCCGACCACCCGTGGCACGGCCGACACCGGCTTTCAGGTTTTGCTGTCGCTGGTCCGCGATGGCGGCTGGGTGCGGCTGTCCGGCGCCTACCGCACCAGTACCGAAGGCGGCCCGCCCTATGGCGACACGATCCCGTTCGCCAGGCTTCTCGCCGAAGCAGCGCCGGAACGGTGCGTCTGGGGCTCCGACTGGCCGCATGTAGCGAACTGGGACGCGATGATGGGCGTCAACGACCTGCTGGACCTGCTGGCGGACTGGGTGCCGGACGACGCACTGCGGCAGCGCGTACTCGTCGACAATCCGCAGCGGCTGTTCGGCTTTCCAGCCGTCTAG
- a CDS encoding PQQ-dependent sugar dehydrogenase, with product MTSMFRRSVLACAAVLAFAGIGQASAQEKLKSYKSDTKEFWTNPPPDWFLGDETEAQKGLAPPSGPPTGISDAELAATMKKIKLPDGFKIEVYASGVLAARQMAWGDKGTLFVGSFDLGNIYAITESGGKRQVKTVVKGLKMPTGVAFQDGALYVIDINRLIKYDNAEANLDKLGDGKVVYDDMPSYVAHGWKYLAPDKDGWFYVPFGPPFNIGIPPTSLSQIRRVDPKTGNAEIVALGVRNSVGGDVDPRTGKYWFTENARDWISDDMPSDKLNMISRLGEHFGYPHCHQGDMEDPKFAMGHKCSEFTPPVLNLGAHVAPLGMKFYTGSQFPAEYKNNIFIAEHGSWNRRKYQGARIKRVIADPDGKNAKQEIFASGWLEGDQGYLGRPADIVIAKDGSLLVADDWAGAIYRISYAK from the coding sequence ATGACATCGATGTTCCGTCGATCCGTGCTCGCATGTGCCGCCGTCCTTGCATTCGCCGGGATCGGTCAGGCCAGCGCTCAGGAAAAACTCAAGAGCTACAAGTCCGATACCAAGGAGTTCTGGACCAACCCGCCGCCGGACTGGTTTCTCGGCGACGAGACCGAGGCCCAGAAAGGTCTGGCGCCGCCGTCCGGCCCGCCGACCGGCATCTCCGATGCCGAACTGGCGGCGACGATGAAGAAGATCAAGCTGCCGGATGGCTTCAAGATCGAGGTCTATGCCTCCGGCGTGCTGGCCGCTCGGCAAATGGCCTGGGGCGACAAGGGTACGCTGTTCGTCGGTTCGTTCGACCTCGGCAACATCTATGCGATCACCGAGAGCGGGGGCAAGCGGCAGGTCAAGACCGTGGTCAAGGGCCTGAAGATGCCGACCGGCGTCGCGTTCCAGGACGGCGCGCTCTACGTCATCGATATCAACCGGCTGATCAAATATGACAATGCCGAGGCCAATCTCGATAAGCTCGGCGACGGCAAGGTGGTCTATGACGACATGCCGTCTTATGTAGCGCATGGGTGGAAGTATCTCGCGCCGGACAAAGATGGCTGGTTCTACGTGCCGTTCGGCCCGCCCTTCAACATCGGCATCCCGCCGACTTCGCTGTCGCAGATCCGCCGCGTCGATCCCAAGACCGGCAATGCCGAGATCGTGGCCCTCGGCGTCCGCAACAGCGTCGGCGGCGACGTCGATCCGCGCACCGGCAAATACTGGTTCACTGAAAACGCCCGCGACTGGATCAGCGACGACATGCCGAGCGACAAGCTCAACATGATCTCTAGGCTTGGCGAGCATTTTGGATATCCGCATTGCCATCAGGGCGATATGGAAGATCCGAAATTCGCCATGGGTCACAAGTGCTCGGAGTTCACGCCGCCGGTGCTGAACCTCGGCGCGCATGTGGCCCCGCTGGGGATGAAGTTCTACACCGGCAGCCAGTTTCCTGCCGAGTACAAGAACAACATCTTCATCGCCGAACATGGCTCTTGGAATCGTCGCAAATATCAGGGCGCGCGCATCAAGCGGGTGATCGCCGACCCCGATGGCAAGAACGCCAAGCAGGAGATTTTTGCGTCAGGCTGGCTCGAAGGCGACCAGGGCTATCTCGGCCGTCCCGCCGACATCGTGATCGCCAAGGACGGATCATTGCTGGTGGCGGATGACTGGGCCGGTGCGATCTACCGGATCAGCTACGCGAAGTGA